Proteins from one Coffea arabica cultivar ET-39 chromosome 8c, Coffea Arabica ET-39 HiFi, whole genome shotgun sequence genomic window:
- the LOC113706611 gene encoding uncharacterized protein produces the protein MENFQKQLSITMGEEKSCNSIGSAVHESDVVQAVVRKTPPADYTLKIDSFAFLLEMLENTKAKSYSSRIFEASGYDWKLHLYPRGDEKRNGEGYISFYVSIQGNATLPLGWQINANIKFFVYDQIRDEYLVFQDANEEAIRFHEMKKEWGTAQLLDLKIFHDPTNGFLLHDKCAFGVEILAKRYSGRGECLSLPVNIFSTYTWKVVKYSKTGNVIYSDVFVMGNLKWKIMLYPNGGQNQEGKNISLFLASVIEDTNFRIYAEYKLCIKNQKNDKDLERTTNHLFTHTKKDWGWSKFHPLIDIKDPFKGFVLKDTLIVQVEITRISTAKDFSSK, from the exons ATGGAAAACTTTCAAAAGCAACTGAGCATTACAATGGGGGAGGAGAAGTCGTGCAATAGTATAGGATCAGCGGTTCACGAGTCTG ATGTTGTGCAAGCAGTGGTAAGAAAGACACCACCAGCGGACTACACATTGAAGATTGACTCGTTCGCTTTTCTTCTTGAAATGCTCGAGAATACAAAAGCAAAGAGTTATAGTTCAAGGATTTTTGAAGCTTCTGGTTATGACTG GAAATTACATCTTTACCCACGCGGTGATGAAAAGAGAAATGGAGAGGGATACATATCTTTTTACGTTAGTATCCAAGGCAATGCTACCCTTCCTCTTGGCTGGCAGATCAATGCAAACATCAAGTTCTTTGTGTATGATCAGATTCGAGACGAGTACTTAGTATTCCAAg ATGCTAACGAAGAAGCAATACGATTCCATGAAATGAAGAAAGAATGGGGCACTGCCCAATTGCTGGATCTCAAAATTTTTCATGATCCCACAAACGGTTTCCTTCTTCATGACAAATGTGCATTTGGGGTGGAGATTTTGGCCAAAAGATACTCCGGCAGAGGAGAGTGCTTGTCTCTGCCTGTGAACATATTCAGTACTTACACTTGGAAAGTGGTCAAATACTCAAAGACTGGAAATGTTATATACTCTGATGTTTTTGTTATGGGAAATTTAAAATG gAAGATAATGCTTTATCCGAATGGAGGCCAGAATCAAGAAGGGAAAAACATTTCCCTCTTTCTAGCGTCAGTTATTGAAGATACTAATTTCAGAATATATGCAGAATACAAATTGTGCATAAAGAACCAGAAAAATGACAAAGATTTGGAGCGTACAA CTAATCATTTGTTCACTCATACAAAAAAGGATTGGGGTTGGTCTAAGTTTCACCCCTTGATTGACATTAAAGATCCTTTCAAGGGCTTCGTATTGAAAGATACTCTAATTGTCCAAGTTGAAATCACCCGTATCTCAACTGCGAAAGATTTCTCCTCAAAATGA
- the LOC113705725 gene encoding ubiquitin C-terminal hydrolase 13-like — MESSQKPLSITMGQEKSCKTIGSAVDNSDVVQAVVRKTPPSDYTLKIDSFSFLLEMLDKTNAESYSSKIFEASGYYWKLHLYPRGDIKRNGLGFISFYASIHNSSALPLGWQINANIEFFVYDQIRGEYLVFQDVSGEAIRLNEMKKEWGTAQLLDLKIFHDPTNGFLLHDKCAFGVEILAERYSGRGEYLPLPAKIFSTKVVLFPNGHQIQEGKSISLSLMSAHEDTNFRTYAEYKLRIKSQMNGKDLERTDSSKGYLVKDTLIVEAEVTRISTVNDFSSK, encoded by the exons ATGGAAAGCTCTCAAAAGCCACTCAGCATTACAATGGGGCAGGAGAAGTCGTGCAAAACTATAGGTTCAGCGGTTGACAACTCCG ATGTCGTGCAAGCGGTGGTCAGAAAGACACCTCCATCTGACTACACATTAAAGATCGACtcattctcttttcttcttgaaATGCTCGATAAAACAAATGCAGAGAGTTATAGTTCAAAGATTTTTGAAGCTTCTGGTTACTACTG GAAATTGCATCTTTACCCACGGGGTGACATAAAGAGAAATGGATTAGGATTCATCTCCTTTTACGCGAGTATCCATAACAGTAGTGCCCTTCCTCTTGGCTGGCAGATCAATGCAAACATCGAGTTTTTTGTGTATGATCAGATTCGAGGCGAGTACTTAGTTTTCCAAG ATGTTAGCGGAGAAGCAATACGATTAAATGAAATGAAGAAAGAATGGGGCACTGCCCAATTGCTGGATCTCAAAATTTTTCATGATCCCACAAACGGGTTCCTTCTTCATGACAAATGTGCATTTGGGGTGGAGATTTTGGCCGAAAGATATTCAGGCAGAGGAGAGTATTTGCCTCTGCCTGCGAAGATATTCAGTAC GAAGGTGGTTCTTTTTCCGAATGGACACCAGATCCAAGAAGGGAAAAGCATTTCCCTCTCTCTAATGTCAGCTCATGAAGACACTAATTTTAGAACATATGCAGAATACAAATTGCGCATAAAGAGCCAGATGAATGGCAAAGATTTGGAACGTACAG ATTCTTCTAAAGGCTACCTAGTGAAAGATACTCTAATTGTTGAAGCTGAAGTCACTCGTATCTCAACTGTGAATGATTTCTCCTCAAAATGA
- the LOC140013252 gene encoding uncharacterized protein: MAEESKDLSLMVPAAVGSCDLMNAVVRKAPPAHYILKIDSYSFLLAILKIKGASFYSTDIFEASGYKWRLYFYPDGDKERYGEGYISLYVSIEDTSALQLGWEIDANVRFFVYDQIRDEYLMFQDTKRLHEINKECGIAQLLDLSYFKNPTNGFLFHDKCVVGVEIFANIYTGVGECLPVPEKFYYNPYTWKINDYSKCANVLYSEVLVRGNHHWKLRLCPKGDFGQEGKCLSLYLELVESEPATRIYADYKFQLKNQESGEDFELTGLDVFSSSTPSWGFSEFLSINDVDDSSKGFLVEDALIIQVEIIHISAVKKFS; this comes from the exons ATGGCAGAGGAGTCAAAGGACCTGAGCCTAATGGTGCCTGCAGCTGTTGGCAGTTGTG ATTTAATGAATGCAGTGGTCAGAAAGGCGCCTCCAGCTCACTATATATTAAAGATTGACTCATACTCGTTCCTTCTTGCAATTTTGAAGATTAAAGGAGCAAGTTTTTACAGTACAGATATTTTTGAAGCTAGTGGTTACAAATG GAGGTTATATTTCTACCCTGATGGTGACAAAGAAAGATATGGAGAAGGATACATATCTCTTTATGTGAGCATTGAGGATACTAGTGCTTTGCAACTTGGCTGGGAGATTGATGCCAATGTCAGATTTTTTGTATATGATCAGATTCGAGACGAGTACTTAATGTTCCAAG ACACAAAACGGTTGCATGAAATTAACAAAGAATGCGGCATTGCCCAATTGCTGGATCTCAGCTATTTCAAGAATCCCACAAATGGCTTCCTTTTTCATGACAAATGTGTGGTCGGAGTGGAAATTTTTGCAAATATATATACTGGTGTGGGAGAGTGCTTGCCGGTGCCTGAGAAATTCTACTACAACCCCTACACTTGGAAGATCAATGACTATTctaagtgtgcaaatgttctcTATTCTGAAGTTTTGGTCCGAGGAAACCACCACTG GAAGCTAAGACTTTGTCCCAAAGGAGACTTTGGGCAGGAAGGCAAATGCCTATCCCTCTATCTGGAACTGGTTGAATCAGAACCTGCTACAAGAATTTACGCAGATTACAAGTTTCAGCTAAAAAACCAGGAAAGCGGAGAAGATTTTGAGCTCACAG GTCTTGACGTATTTTCTTCTTCAACCCCTAGTTGGGGTTTTTCTGAATTTCTTTCCATAAATGATGTTGACGACTCTTCCAAAGGATTCCTCGTTGAAGATGCTTTGATTATTCAAGTCGAAATCATCCATATCTCAGCTGTTAAAAAGTTCTCCTAA